The segment CgatagttttcattttttatttctattaattATATCATTTTTAACTAATACAAGAAGGATAAAATACTCAATTATTCCCAGCATtgctttctttctctaatgCAAACATGAGATTAAAGCTAGGtgctttttttcctttttttttttttttgtttgatattattaaattgagaaaCTTCAGTTTGttttattgattatatatattttgatgtcataacaaattgaaaattaattcaaaacataattcaatgtgtaaatatataattttgtaaaaaggGTGTTTTGGAAAATTTGACTAAATATGATATCATTCCACTACCTTATTCATGTGTTATCACCAAATGGTTGAATATGAATTATTATTCCATTTCGTCTTCTTTTTATTCATTGTAatacttattctttttatttttttaataagaattgtAATACTTATTCTTATTGTATTATAATCAACATTACAGTATATgctttaaaatttcattattttctctAAACCAGCCATggctctttttgttttttggaacAATGATTGCAAGTCATTCTATATATGATCTTACAATTAAAAGTTAACACTCAATCTATCCGAATTTCTAGTAACTTATTCATAtctaggttatatatatatttgcttttTTGCTAAATGTGTGCCAAAATATTaaaagctaattaattttcaaaaaagttaATTCTgttaaattaaggaaaaaaaaaaaggataaaaaaagaagaagaaggtttaCCAAAGAACAACTAAATGTACTTACCAATAGTGAGGCTAATGACTAGTGATAATTTAGGAGCGGGTTGATTGGGGACACATGCCTCCCGGTCTAGAGTGTACCCCTCGATCCACAAACAATGATATATGATCCGACGTCATTAACACAAAATTGAGTGCTTGTGCagttattgagctctttaacaTCACATTCGCTAATgtctgtgaaaaaaaaaaaaaaaaaaaaaaccatttttaacTTTGAAGTGCCAGAATCAAAAGCAATCACAAACTATTGAAACGAAAATGAAACCTGAAACATACTACCtcataatatatattagaaattcGTTGAAAATGTGTTTCATTAATTTACTTTCTTTAATTGAAAAATTGTTGTAGATATGTAGGTAAATTGAATATACCTTGGCAACCGTCTTTGAGGTATGGGTTCCCACCGTAACCGACAGTGCAATTGCAACGGTACCCAGATCCGTTGGTGGGATTGAGATCAATACACGTGCTATTCCCTCGACATACGTAATTCGCTTTGTTCCGAGCAACTTTGACACGTCTCATTACCAATCGCCCAATCCAGTGCCATGGGAAGAGTTTCATTGTTTCGTAGACTGATAAGATAATCTGAGGAGAAATTGAACTTGTCTTCTTGGATAATAAAGGCAAAGCTGCATGGATTGAACTTCCAGACTTGTGTGTGATTTTTAAAGCTATAGGCTTTAAAATTAACATCTGTCAAATCTCGAGGAAAATCGATTTGGCAACACCCAATCCCAGAGCAAGTCCCATTGACTATACTCCGTGTGTTATTACATACGGACAGGCAGCCGACGGAGAAGGGTTGACCGTTCAGAATACCGTTAAGGTATGCGTAAGTGTCACACCCAACTGCCACGAACTTGTTTTTGGTGACAGAAATTGTGAAACCATGGGTTGTTATTAGACAGTGGCGTGCCATACTCGTCGTAACAGTCAATGGAGTTATACATCTGGATGTCAATCTCACCTTCCATGGAAATGCTTATAACGTTGATGTTCCAAATCATTGGTTGAGGTTGGCCGTACGCGTTGCTAGCACAATTGATAAAATAATCCCCATCAACAGCAGTATCGTTCAGGTAACAATCTTCAGTTGTGCCAAAGGGATatggaattttttaaatttccacaACTGTCGGGGCAGTTAGGTAGGGCTATTGGAAATGCTGTTATTGCGGCTGCCATTATTGCTGATAATATCACACCAACCCTGATGATTTGAACAAGCTTAATATGGAAATCCATTGCTCCACTATTTTCCCAGAAGAGTATCTAGGATTATTATGTCTTGGTGTGTATCAGCTTCATAAACATGCTGGGACTTTTTTAAAGgcagaaataaagaaagaggaaaTTTTTTAGGTCGTACCGGACCTAATAATTTCCCGAAAGAGAAAAGACTCGTTctagataaaatataaaaaacaaaaaaacagagagaagaCCCGTTAAATACGCGAGTCTCTCTTGATGTGCAATTTTATTGGACTGGATTTGTTTTCGCTTTTCACACTACACATCTATTAAACCCCAAATTAGATGCACGAGTGAATCTATAATCACACCCCAATTTAACTATTCAAACTAACGGTCACCCACTTTATACTTTATTCGCTATAATAGCAAATTCTACCCAGTTAATGCCCAACAACGGAAAAGCCTACTCCAAATGTTTGTGACACTACTAAATACcatggttttatatatatatatatatatatatatattttttttttttctttttttaaatttttttaactaataactCCACTATTTTCCCAGAAGAGTATCTAAGATTAATATGTCTTGGTATGTATCAGCTTCACAAAGATGCTGGGACTTTTTAAAGGCAGAAGTTAAGAAGAGCTGAAAATTATCAGGTAGTCCCGGACCTAATAATATCCCAGAGGAGAAGACTCGTGCtagatttaaattaaaaataataataaaaccagAGAGAAGACCCGTTAAATACGTGAGTCTTGATGTGCAATTTTTTTGGACTGGATTTGTTTTCACATTTCGAAATTATTAAAACTTATAATCATAACTCCAATCTTATCAAAGATTACAAATTGCacctaaatttcttttttttgagaaaaattgcaCCAAAATTTGACTATTCAAACTAATGGTCACCCACGTCATACTTTATTAGGGAGATTCTAGCattttgcccttatttttttaaatatttagcaatatgttcatgttttgaaattatttaggtatatgcccctgttttgaaattcgattttaataaaatcgagTTTTGATGGGTTTAAAATCaagttatgcccgatcaaacttaaaaataaataaaaaattaaaaaaaaaaacttgcatggaactcgagttcatggagctcgagtttcATACCTATAGCTACGTTTTGATTgtcctatagtggtgttttaaatggaactcgagctccaaGAGTTCGAGTTacatgcttcttctttttttttttttttttttttttttttttttttttttttttttttttttttttttttttagtttgattgcCCCAAATCTATAGCTACGTTTTGATTgtcctatagtggcattttaaatggaactcgagctccatgaactcgagttccatgcatttttttttttatcgctCCAAACGTATAGCTACGTTTTGATTATCTTATAGTGGTGTTTTGaatggaactcgagctccatgaacttgagttccatgcattttttttttttttttttttttttttttttttttaagtttgattgggcataactcgattttctacaaatcgagttttttattgaaactcgattttgagataatcaagtttcaaaacaagggcatggacctaaatagtttcaaaatagggacatattactaaatatttttaaaaataagggcAAAATGCTAGAATCCCCCTTTATTCGATGTAAATGACAAATTCAACTCAATTAATGCCTAACAACGGAACAGCCTACTCCAAATGTTTGTGACACTACTAAGTGCCATATATGGttaaggtattttttttttttttcactttttaggTTTTAGCTTCAATATTATGAGTTAACCCTTCTCAACGAATAACTCATAATATTGAAGCCACCTCAAAAAGATTCCTTCCTACAATTAGTGGTAGTTAcataaattttttccaaaatggTCATtatgaaacttaaattatataaaatctaataaaaagataagtttatatattgaccaaaaaaaaacacacacacacacacacacacacacacaaatacataaagttttacaatttctttctacaagttttattttgaaatcattacaTGATAGTTTCATTAATCATTATCCATACTAAAAGTTacatctttttaaaaattttagttcaatatatatatatatatatatttttttttttttgagcttttcctttttgtttgtaaggaccTAATATATTGATAAGGGAACCGAAGTTTAAGGACAAATTAACataactacatattttgaaaatataactgttaaattgaatgttttttatattttcaaaaaacatgttaaatttttttccaatcagatgacaaattttatgtcaattagatgttatttactattcgatccattaacttattttttacatataattttagactacaaagacttgaaatttaaacatttgactGATGACATAGTTAATGACCTTTTGtcttattcaaattttgaaagcatggaggatataagaaaaaaatgtaatcaaaTGGTGCATTtgccaaaattcacattcaataaaaaaaaatatattaaatgaaattgtaGTCTTAGTCTACAACCAAATTTATTACCGAACtttgtccaaaatttaattttgatgagcgtaaaaaaatttagggtgttcacaatttttttttaaaagtgaaaaaaaatcataaaagttttaaaatttaattttttttttctaggctAGGGTAGTCTTGTGACTACTCTGGATTCAATGTGGAGCTGCCCCTGCCTACAATATGTTTTAtgaattctaatttaaattctattagaTAATTCTATGGGATTCTTTCCTATAGTATCTTGTACGTATGGAAAGGACTACACAATATCATTGATATCAAAATACATACATAATCTCTCTCATAACATGTGGGCCCCACAAATAAAGGATTATCcaagaataaatattttcaattggtGACTTATATGTACAGTAGCACTTATAACCTGCACTGTTATGTGTATAATCTCTATCATAACATGCATATCTCATACAGATGTGGGGTCTATATATTGTGAGAGAGCAGGAGCAACTCTGTGCATTTTGGGGCCTAAgatgaagataaaaaaaattaaaaaaaagaaacaaaagaaacaaaattttctagcGATaagataataacaaaaaaaaaaaaaaaaaaaaagaggtttgcattttattttatttttatttttttggatttttatattttgctaagagaaaaagagagacgGTGAGAGATTTCGATTTCTAGGTCACAAAGAATTTATCTTTATGTTTTTTAGATTGCAGTATAATTCAATTAACCACCTAAGATTTGtagtgaaaatgttgtagacgttgcacttattttttagagaaatgttatgtccacaacatttttacaatgctttcacaataaatcctaagtggcaagttattaCGGTTGTTATCGgttggacaaaaaagtaatttcagtggtaggttcaaatttgaattaataacaactaaccacctatgatttgttgtgaaaatatttagaACTTTTTGGGTAGGTTTTCTTAAGTTGAGAACCGCATAATTAATTCTCTTTAATTCcactttccctttctctctctacatattttatttttcctcctCCTATTTTACAACTTCTatcaaaacttagtttttataaataataaaaccatgTTACTTGTTTAGACTAACCTTAGCATTAAGAGCTCTTCCTTTTTCTCTGTAGCTAAGAAAGACGGCTTCCCCATCTTCTCTTAGGCAATAGAACCTTGTCCTTCTTTGCAGGTGTGTTTTTCATCTTAAGCACTAAGTGTGCTTGTAGAGCTTGtggatttttcttttggggtATCGGGAAACAGTTTCTTTTGTTGTCATGGAGGATTTTACAGATCTTGGCGAAAATTATCACTCTTAGAGAAGGAAAATACGGGTTTTGTACTACCAAATATTCCCAAGAGAAATGACTTTATAATCGCGGCAAAATTCTTAACCACACGTGCATTGAATATGGACGCTATGGGAAGAACCTTTAAACAAGTTTGGAGGTGCAGTGATGGCTTCAATATTCGAAATCTTAAGGATCATAAGGTTTAGTCTGTGTTGCTGATGAACGAGATGTGAATTGAATTCTGTCAAATCAACCATGGAGTTTCGATAAACATTTGGTGGTGGTGAAACGATATGACAAAGGGATTCACTTGAATTCTTTAAGTTTTGAGATGGCAATGTTTTGGGTTCAAGTTCACGACATCCTTATTCATTTTATGTGTACTGAAGTGGTTGAAATGATTTGTGAGAATATTAGGGAGGTTGTTCAATCAATTGGAGCTAAAACTGAGGAAGGGAGTAGCTTCATAAGGGTAAGAGTTAAGATTAATATCTCTCTACCTTTGTGTAGGGGAAATGTGATTACTCTTGAGAGCGGGGAGAAATCTTGGGTGTCGTTTAAGTATGAGCGTCTGCCAAATTTCTGCATTTGGTGTGGTAAGCTGGTTCATGGTGATAGGGACTGCCCATTGTGGATTAAGAGCAAAGGCACACTTATAAAGGTAGAACAAAGGGAATTCAACGTATTGTTAAAAGCACCACCATATAGACCATCAAATCAAGAGGTGATTTTTGTTCCAGGTTTCTATGATAAGTCCGGGCCAAAAGATAAGGACATGCCAAGAACAGGGAGGTGGCATAGTGATACGGTGGTCGGAGATATTGGTAGGGTAGCAACCGTGGAAGACGACTCAATAATGGAATCCGAGGAGTTTGGGGACGGGTTTAATGATGGTATCAATGTGGGGGAGGTTACAAATTCAAAAACGGGTGAGGAAATCAATTTGGCAGCAGGTATTGTGGAGGAAGTTATTCAGAGTAATCAAGACTCTCTCCccattccaaaaataaatgatttgAAGCATGATTCAAGGGAATTAACATCAGCCAACAGTGCACTAACAGACTCAATTTCACGTGAAAGAGGGTTGGAGAAATTTAAGGAAATACCACGTGCTTGTCCTAATGAACTCTGCAAACGGTGTGTTGAAGAACTTGATTCTGAATTAAAAAAGTTTGATAAGCATGTGGTTGGAGGTGCACGGGTTGTCTCAAAAAATTCTACGATTCCACACCCGAAGGAGTTGATAGAGTTTGAGTAAGAGCAAAGTATTGAGGAGGCGGCAGGCTTATCCAAGGCTTCCCAAGAAGGtatgatgaagaatttgaatcaTACAGGGACTCTAAAAGAAGGCATCAATCAAATAGAGTCCCAATCTCTACCAAATGTATACAAACCGGCTACATGGTCTAGGAAGAAACAGGAAAGACTAATCGTGCCCTCTGTGATGAATGTTTTGGTGGGGTAGAAACGAACTAGTGTGGCGGAAGAAAATCCTTCTGAGTTACCTATCAAGAAGCAGATGGTTTCAAAAAGTAGGGAAGAAAAATCTGAAGTGGTGGAGGCTGGTTCCTAGCCCCACCAGATACAATGAGTATTTTATGTTAGAACTATCGGGAGCTTGGGAACCAGCAGACAGTTTAAGAGCTCGGTGATTTGGTTTGGGCACAAGATCCCACAGTTGTGTTTTAAGCTGAGACATGGTTGGTTGAAGCTAGGCTAGGTGAAATTAGGGACAGATTACAAATGGGTAATTATTTTGGAGCTACAAAGGTAACATTGGGCAGTGGATTAGCACTATTTGGGAAAATGGAGTGGAGTTAGAGGTTGAGTCTTCTTCTTTAAATCATATTGATGTATCAATTAATAAGGGGAAGGATGATGGGTGGAGGTTTACAAGTTTTTATGGGGTGCCAGAGACGCAAAGGAGGATGGAATCTTGGAACCTTATGAGGGATTTAAATGGGAGGTTCAAGGTGTCATGGCTGTGTGCAAGAGACTTTAATGAGATTACAAGGTTAAATGAGAAAAAAGGTGGGAGATTAACACCTTATaatcaaatgaaaaattttcaggATGTGTTGGATGAATGTGGTCtcttggatttgggttttgtgggAAGTAAATTCACGTGGttcaaaaattttgcaaatggaATATCAATGTGGGAGAGGCAGGATAGGGCGGTGGGAACTACAGATTGATTCGAAAAATACTTGGCTACTAAGGTGAAGATTTTGGAATGTGGTTTGTCGGATCAAAAGTCTTTGACTATTCATCGTTGTGGTATTCCAATGAGGAATAACAAACCATGGTGATTTGACAAATGTGGTTGGAAGATGAGGGATGCCACGACACAGTGACATCAGCTTGGCGAGATGGGGAAGGGGATTCACCAATGGGTAGGGTGGTGGAGAAAGTGGGTAGATGCcaggaaaaattaaaatggtggAGCACGAGATGTTTTAGCAATATTACATGAGaaattaccccccccccccccccccaaaaaaaaaaaaagaagttgaggGAAGCAGAAGTGTTGGCTTTGGCTAGTAACAATGTGGATTTGTTGGTAAAATTGAAAAGTGATTTGGCAAGATTAttagtgaaagaagaaaaaatgtggTACCAAAGGTCCAAAGCACATTGGATGAAGTCAGGAGATAAAAATTCAAGCTATTTCCACAATAAAGCCTCCCAACGATTTAGGAGAAATAGGATCTTGGGTTTAAAGGACTCAATGGGTGTGATGTGTATGGGAGGTGATAGGGTGGTGGGTCTATTAGAAAACTACTACTAGCAACTATTTACCTCCTCAAACCTGAGTGAGATAGATGGTGTGACACAATATATTGGGCGGGTAGTAACGGAAGAAATGAACAAGGAGCTTACCAAGGATTTTACAAGAGCTGAAGTTGAATTGGCTCTAAATCAAATGGCACCACTGAAAGCACTAGGACTGGAAGGAATGTCACCAATTTTTAAGCAACATTATTGGCAAAATATTGGAGATGATGTGACTGATGCAATCTTGCATTGTTTGAACACGGGGAAAATCTTTACAGGTTTGAACCATACCTATATTACTCTTATTCCTAAAGTTAAAtgtcctgaga is part of the Quercus robur chromosome 9, dhQueRobu3.1, whole genome shotgun sequence genome and harbors:
- the LOC126700963 gene encoding uncharacterized protein LOC126700963; amino-acid sequence: MAMFWVQVHDILIHFMCTEVVEMICENIREVVQSIGAKTEEGSSFIRVRVKINISLPLCRGNVITLESGEKSWVSFKYERLPNFCIWCGKLVHGDRDCPLWIKSKGTLIKVEQREFNVLLKAPPYRPSNQEVIFVPGFYDKSGPKDKDMPRTGRWHSDTVVGDIGRVATVEDDSIMESEEFGDGFNDGINVGEVTNSKTGEEINLAAGIVEEVIQSNQDSLPIPKINDLKHDSRELTSANSALTDSISRERGLEKFKEIPRACPNELCKRCVEELDSELKKFDKHVVGGARVVSKNSTIPHPKELIEFE